In the genome of Hyphobacterium sp. CCMP332, one region contains:
- a CDS encoding ComF family protein has translation MKLLESFTSYYEGFLDVVYPRNCTICQTALHKSEYQLCIKCQLLLPIINRKGPEINEFKSRFWGRVKVKQCYAYLRYDKSFSIKKILMEIKYKRNKELAEFFGKCMGECFLENYSVSFDSIIPVPLHPKKEKLRGFNQSEIIAKGFSESIGVNLDTQSVIRVKNTKTQTKMDRKERWENVKTIFSVVDQEQIKDKKIVLLDDVVTTGSTLESLSETVLMAGASEINFAVLAIAI, from the coding sequence ATGAAATTATTGGAGTCTTTCACAAGCTATTACGAAGGGTTTTTGGATGTTGTTTATCCGAGAAACTGCACTATATGCCAGACGGCATTGCATAAGAGCGAATACCAACTGTGTATTAAATGTCAACTGTTATTACCCATAATAAACCGGAAAGGACCGGAGATCAATGAGTTCAAATCACGATTTTGGGGAAGAGTAAAGGTTAAGCAATGTTATGCCTACTTGCGTTATGATAAATCATTTAGTATAAAAAAAATACTAATGGAGATTAAATACAAGAGGAATAAAGAATTAGCAGAATTTTTCGGAAAATGCATGGGTGAATGCTTTTTAGAAAATTATTCGGTCTCTTTTGACTCTATCATTCCGGTACCCCTGCACCCTAAAAAAGAAAAATTAAGAGGATTTAACCAGAGTGAAATAATTGCGAAAGGATTTTCGGAAAGTATTGGAGTAAACCTTGATACACAATCGGTAATTCGAGTAAAAAACACTAAAACCCAAACTAAAATGGATCGAAAAGAGCGCTGGGAAAATGTAAAAACGATCTTTTCGGTTGTAGATCAGGAACAAATTAAAGATAAAAAGATAGTCCTTTTGGATGACGTTGTGACAACAGGCTCTACCCTGGAGTCCCTTTCTGAAACTGTTTTAATGGCAGGAGCGTCTGAAATAAACTTTGCTGTTTTGGCCATTGCTATTTGA
- a CDS encoding acyl-CoA dehydrogenase family protein, producing the protein METVDKKMNIKGGEFLIKETDSSDVFIPEEWNEEQKMIAQMCDDFLASEVLPNLDRIDALEEGLMPQLMDKAGELGLLATAIPEAYEGFGKGFNDSLLIAERTGAGHSFAVALSAHTGIGTLPILYFGTEEQKKKYLPKLASGEFKASYCLTEPGSGSDALAAKTKAELTKDGKHYVLNGQKMWITNAGFADLFIVFAKIDGEKFTGFVVEKGTPGLSLGNEEHKMGIKGSSTRQVFFEDCKIPKENILGEVGKGHIIAFNILNIGRIKLGAAVLGGSKSAAHHTIMYANERHQFQRPISSFGAIKHKIAEQAIKIFATESALYRAGMDIEKTENALLEKGKTPSEALLGAAEEFAIECAILKVMGSETLDYVVDEGVQTFGGYGFSAEYVMDRAYRDARINRIFEGTNEINRMLIIDMYLKRAMKGQLDLMTPASNVQKELMEIPDFGDEEQSLFSEEKKLIANAKKAGLMCAGSAAQKYMQKLADEQEILMALADMVIKIYEAESAILRAEKYVGIHGEEKGQLRTDLAKVCLYDAMDEINRAGKTVINAFAEGDMLRMMLLGLKRFTKTPPFNSIEARRRIADFLIKENTYKLD; encoded by the coding sequence ATGGAAACAGTAGATAAAAAAATGAATATCAAAGGGGGAGAATTTCTTATCAAGGAAACTGATTCTTCCGATGTTTTTATTCCGGAGGAATGGAATGAAGAACAAAAAATGATCGCACAAATGTGTGATGACTTTTTAGCAAGTGAAGTGCTTCCAAACCTGGATAGAATTGATGCGCTGGAGGAAGGTTTAATGCCTCAATTAATGGATAAAGCCGGAGAGCTTGGTTTATTGGCCACAGCCATTCCCGAAGCGTATGAAGGTTTTGGAAAAGGATTTAACGATTCTTTATTGATTGCCGAAAGGACGGGCGCGGGTCATTCTTTTGCGGTAGCCTTATCTGCACATACAGGAATCGGAACCTTGCCTATTCTCTACTTTGGAACGGAAGAACAAAAAAAGAAGTACTTACCTAAATTGGCAAGTGGTGAATTCAAAGCCAGTTATTGCCTTACTGAACCCGGTTCTGGTTCGGATGCGCTTGCGGCTAAAACTAAAGCCGAATTGACTAAAGACGGCAAGCATTATGTGCTCAACGGCCAGAAAATGTGGATTACCAATGCCGGTTTTGCCGACTTATTTATTGTATTCGCAAAAATAGATGGCGAGAAATTCACTGGTTTTGTCGTTGAAAAAGGAACCCCGGGACTGAGTTTGGGCAACGAAGAACATAAAATGGGGATTAAAGGCTCTTCAACTAGGCAAGTGTTTTTTGAAGACTGTAAAATACCCAAAGAAAATATTTTGGGTGAAGTTGGGAAAGGACACATTATCGCTTTCAATATTTTAAATATTGGAAGAATTAAACTTGGCGCAGCCGTATTGGGAGGTTCTAAGTCCGCAGCTCATCATACAATTATGTATGCAAATGAGCGTCATCAATTTCAAAGACCTATTTCAAGTTTTGGTGCTATTAAGCATAAGATAGCCGAGCAGGCAATTAAAATTTTTGCTACAGAGTCTGCCCTTTATAGAGCGGGAATGGACATAGAAAAAACTGAAAATGCCTTATTAGAAAAAGGTAAAACACCAAGTGAAGCCTTACTCGGGGCAGCAGAAGAGTTTGCCATAGAATGTGCAATACTAAAAGTAATGGGATCTGAAACCTTGGATTATGTGGTAGATGAGGGTGTGCAAACATTTGGCGGCTATGGGTTTTCTGCCGAATACGTAATGGATCGCGCATATCGAGACGCAAGAATTAACAGGATTTTTGAAGGCACAAATGAAATCAACAGAATGTTGATTATCGATATGTATTTAAAAAGGGCAATGAAAGGCCAGTTGGATTTAATGACTCCTGCTTCAAATGTTCAAAAGGAGTTAATGGAAATTCCCGATTTTGGCGATGAAGAGCAAAGTTTGTTTTCTGAAGAAAAGAAGCTAATAGCTAACGCAAAAAAAGCAGGTTTGATGTGTGCTGGCTCTGCTGCACAAAAGTACATGCAAAAATTGGCTGATGAGCAAGAAATTTTAATGGCTTTAGCCGATATGGTTATAAAAATCTATGAAGCGGAGTCTGCAATTTTAAGAGCAGAAAAATATGTGGGAATTCACGGTGAAGAAAAAGGTCAGTTACGAACAGACCTCGCCAAAGTATGCCTCTATGATGCCATGGATGAAATCAACCGGGCCGGTAAAACCGTAATTAATGCATTTGCCGAAGGTGATATGTTAAGAATGATGCTTCTGGGATTGAAAAGGTTTACAAAAACACCGCCTTTCAATTCTATAGAAGCCCGCAGACGAATAGCAGATTTTCTAATTAAAGAAAACACCTATAAACTAGATTAA
- a CDS encoding NAD(P)/FAD-dependent oxidoreductase produces MEHVVIIGNGIAGVTTARFIRKHSDKKITIISSETEHFFSRTALMYIYMGHMKFENTKPYEDWFWSKNRIDLIYSHVDQINFEEKSLSLRNNSQIKYDKLVLALGSKPNKFGWPGQDLKGVQGLYSYQDLESMEYYSKGLNKAVIVGGGLIGIEMAEMFKTRNIDVCFLVREESFWNNVLPAAESAMINRHIIHHGIDLRLNTNLTKIIPDEKGKCKAVKTDKGEIIECGFVGLTAGVSPNIDFLKNTDLSTDKGILVDNYFQTNIEEVYAVGDCAQFIEPPKGRRPIEQVWYTGRMHGETLAMNICNIKKPYQPGPWFNSAKFFDVEYQTYGMVLPDYDENEKGIYWEHEDGTKCMHLVFDKNSLVVKGFNIFGIRHRHEVWDKWLREHKTVRYVLENIQSANFDPEFFNAYETELVDVFNKTYSKHRVEIKRKKRFLEKIGF; encoded by the coding sequence ATGGAGCATGTTGTAATTATAGGCAATGGAATAGCTGGTGTAACTACAGCAAGGTTTATTCGAAAACATAGCGATAAAAAAATCACAATAATTTCTTCGGAAACGGAACATTTTTTTTCCAGAACGGCCCTCATGTATATTTATATGGGTCATATGAAATTTGAAAACACCAAACCCTATGAGGACTGGTTTTGGTCTAAAAATCGAATAGACCTTATCTACTCACATGTTGACCAAATCAATTTTGAAGAGAAAAGTCTTAGTCTAAGAAATAATTCACAGATCAAGTATGATAAGTTGGTGCTTGCTTTAGGCAGTAAGCCGAATAAGTTTGGTTGGCCCGGACAAGATCTGAAGGGGGTTCAGGGTTTATACAGTTATCAGGATCTTGAATCCATGGAGTACTACTCCAAAGGTTTAAATAAAGCGGTTATTGTGGGTGGTGGATTAATAGGAATTGAAATGGCAGAGATGTTCAAAACAAGAAATATTGATGTTTGCTTCCTCGTAAGAGAAGAAAGCTTTTGGAACAACGTCTTGCCTGCTGCTGAGTCGGCGATGATTAATCGCCATATTATACATCATGGAATTGACCTTCGCCTAAATACAAATCTTACTAAAATAATTCCAGATGAAAAGGGAAAATGCAAAGCCGTTAAAACAGATAAAGGTGAAATAATAGAATGTGGCTTTGTTGGGCTCACGGCTGGTGTATCCCCGAATATTGATTTCTTAAAAAACACGGATCTAAGTACCGACAAAGGTATTCTTGTCGATAATTATTTCCAGACAAATATTGAAGAGGTTTACGCTGTTGGAGATTGCGCTCAGTTTATTGAACCTCCAAAGGGAAGAAGGCCCATAGAGCAGGTATGGTACACAGGAAGAATGCATGGTGAAACTTTGGCCATGAACATATGTAATATAAAAAAACCCTATCAGCCGGGGCCCTGGTTTAATTCCGCAAAATTTTTTGATGTCGAATACCAAACTTATGGAATGGTTTTGCCTGACTATGACGAAAATGAAAAGGGTATTTATTGGGAACATGAAGACGGCACAAAATGCATGCATTTGGTGTTTGACAAAAATTCCTTGGTCGTAAAAGGTTTCAATATTTTTGGCATCCGTCACCGACATGAAGTATGGGATAAATGGCTAAGGGAGCATAAGACTGTACGATATGTTCTTGAAAACATACAAAGCGCAAACTTTGATCCCGAGTTTTTCAATGCATACGAAACAGAACTGGTAGATGTGTTTAACAAAACATATTCCAAGCATCGTGTGGAAATCAAACGCAAAAAGCGCTTTCTGGAAAAAATCGGATTTTAA
- a CDS encoding ATP-binding protein, producing the protein MNSMSIEFPSIIDNIRIVESFIDNAKLKLNFNDDIYGNIMVSVTESVNNAIVHGNNLDKNKKVVLSLDYDDSLLKFKVKDEGHGFDYHHIPDPTNPENIEKVSGRGIFLMKHLCDEVNFSTEGNEVEMVFYFDE; encoded by the coding sequence ATGAACTCTATGTCTATCGAATTCCCATCAATTATCGATAACATAAGAATCGTTGAAAGTTTCATTGATAATGCAAAACTGAAGCTAAATTTTAACGATGACATTTATGGTAACATTATGGTTTCTGTAACGGAGTCTGTTAATAATGCCATAGTTCACGGTAATAATCTTGACAAAAACAAAAAAGTAGTGCTATCACTGGACTACGATGATAGTCTTTTGAAGTTTAAAGTAAAGGACGAAGGTCATGGATTTGATTATCATCACATTCCTGATCCTACCAATCCTGAAAATATTGAAAAGGTCAGCGGCAGAGGAATTTTCTTGATGAAGCACCTCTGTGATGAAGTTAACTTCTCTACTGAAGGAAATGAGGTAGAAATGGTTTTCTATTTTGACGAATAA
- a CDS encoding 4Fe-4S binding protein, translated as MIKAIKISGLVLFLIGFSLFLSSFFLGYYKIDKNIIIDNAPSKPALEAMLNSSKNFLNQKITSPFQFVSKLSSSIEKSNNEILLKFGFNKDQLEKLISPYKNNEKIVFSLQKSLDLALENDPEKEYKKESFREYGSWLDQREYSNIGKLKEDIEGVIQNIEKYKVTKEYGIDKYSRKSLLYSLSKASNNGPVSSSPLLFIILTYGLCIIGAVLYILPKLDSHPGIKNNHIFHRAMSNVGWLGVLTGSFLILFYIFLYYFPEYMTSWIIMVDPISQFIKNADAGRFFLYGFIYTLCILIMGIRMIIKYRHSRYQIIRTISVMFFQTAFAFLIPEILLRLNKPYFDFKNIWPLDYDFFFGNELNVLIESGALGLFMLFWGIALIIIAVPVFVFFFGKRWYCSWVCGCGGLAETLGDPYRQLSDKSLRSWQIERYMIHGVLVFAVIMTAAVLYTFFTGESELLGFNSYSIRETYGAWIGAGFAGVVGTGFYPLMGNRVWCRFGCPLAAYLGIVQKFKSRFRITTNGGQCISCGNCSTYCEMGIDVRWYAQRGQNIIRSSCVGCGVCSSVCPRGVLNLELKDEEGRYNEPILIGMDRAEVAVK; from the coding sequence ATGATAAAAGCGATAAAAATAAGCGGGCTTGTATTGTTCTTAATAGGGTTTTCCCTTTTCTTAAGCAGCTTTTTTCTAGGTTATTATAAAATTGATAAAAATATAATAATTGATAATGCGCCTTCTAAACCTGCACTGGAAGCCATGCTTAATTCAAGCAAGAATTTTCTCAACCAAAAAATAACTTCCCCTTTTCAATTTGTATCAAAACTTTCATCATCTATTGAAAAATCAAATAATGAAATTCTTTTAAAATTTGGTTTCAATAAAGATCAGCTGGAAAAACTAATATCGCCTTATAAAAACAATGAAAAAATAGTTTTTAGTCTTCAAAAAAGTCTTGATCTCGCATTGGAAAATGATCCTGAAAAAGAATACAAAAAAGAAAGCTTCAGAGAATATGGTTCCTGGTTAGATCAAAGAGAGTATTCAAATATCGGCAAACTTAAAGAGGACATTGAAGGTGTCATTCAAAATATTGAAAAATACAAGGTCACAAAAGAATATGGCATTGATAAGTACAGCAGAAAAAGTTTATTATATTCTTTAAGTAAAGCTTCCAACAATGGGCCTGTAAGCTCTAGTCCTCTACTATTTATAATTCTAACTTATGGTTTGTGCATCATAGGTGCAGTTTTATACATATTGCCTAAATTAGACTCCCATCCCGGCATAAAAAATAATCACATTTTTCACCGGGCGATGAGCAATGTTGGCTGGTTAGGCGTATTAACCGGCTCCTTTTTAATCCTGTTTTATATCTTCCTTTATTACTTTCCCGAATATATGACTTCATGGATTATTATGGTTGACCCAATCAGTCAGTTTATTAAAAACGCTGATGCGGGCAGGTTTTTTCTCTATGGATTTATCTATACCCTGTGTATTTTGATAATGGGTATTAGAATGATCATAAAATACCGGCACAGCAGGTACCAAATAATTAGAACTATCTCTGTGATGTTTTTTCAAACTGCATTTGCTTTTCTTATTCCGGAAATTCTTTTGCGATTAAACAAACCGTATTTTGATTTTAAGAATATATGGCCTTTAGATTATGACTTTTTCTTTGGCAATGAGTTAAATGTATTGATTGAAAGTGGTGCTTTAGGTCTATTCATGCTTTTTTGGGGCATTGCATTAATCATAATCGCTGTTCCCGTTTTTGTTTTCTTTTTTGGCAAAAGATGGTATTGTTCCTGGGTTTGCGGATGCGGTGGATTAGCAGAAACTCTTGGGGATCCATACAGACAGCTTTCAGATAAATCACTTCGTTCATGGCAAATTGAACGTTATATGATTCATGGGGTATTGGTTTTTGCTGTAATAATGACTGCGGCAGTACTTTATACTTTTTTTACCGGTGAATCAGAGCTTCTGGGATTTAATTCATATTCTATCAGAGAAACCTATGGTGCCTGGATTGGTGCAGGCTTTGCCGGAGTAGTTGGAACCGGGTTTTATCCTCTTATGGGTAACCGGGTTTGGTGTCGATTTGGTTGTCCCCTGGCGGCCTACCTCGGTATTGTTCAGAAATTCAAATCGCGGTTCAGAATAACAACGAATGGCGGACAATGTATTTCCTGCGGCAATTGCAGCACTTATTGTGAAATGGGAATCGATGTGCGATGGTACGCACAACGCGGTCAAAATATTATCCGCTCTTCTTGTGTCGGTTGTGGTGTTTGCTCTTCCGTCTGTCCAAGAGGTGTTTTAAACCTGGAGCTTAAGGATGAAGAAGGTAGATACAATGAACCAATTTTGATTGGCATGGATCGAGCTGAAGTTGCGGTCAAATAG
- a CDS encoding ABC transporter substrate-binding protein gives MKPSAIALFLILFLWACDSTKNETEEVSDNQLIQTKGGRFYGGVFNLNETEYVKSLYPPSIKDVVSARVASLAYEGLFKFNQSNLEIEPCLVSDYNIDSTGRVYSFVLKDSVYFHDDPVFENGVGRVLNSEDIRFCLENLLTKSSYNTGSSILLGTIKGSDDFFQNSDNQDFSGVLEGFKVFDDLHFQITLEKPDVLFLQKLARQELFIYPPEAFHKYGLDLSKHIVGTGAFYLTKVNEGSSIVFSKNPKYHGKDVYDNKLPFLNQVEISFIQNKKSELQLFLDGNLDMVYRLNKDYFKEILEDRYEISGGDFSKYQLQQSPEMMTHFLGFNNKNEIYKNQDLRKAISFAVNREDILDLALQGEAYAPGNFGITPPCFENYKNETLRGYKFNKDSAQYYFNKSGFKDVLTSKPITLWLNSDGSRNTHIAVAIKNQLKKVLNIELKLEIVPLAVLQEKIIDGTAGFYKIAWLADFPSPKSFLTLFYGKHLKEDGVYPNFIRYENKAFDQLYELASQSVDLKNANELFLSAERIIIQSCPVIVLWYDEGYRLLQPYIKNFPNNPMQYRNFSEVYFVKPETLERSKL, from the coding sequence ATGAAGCCAAGTGCTATTGCCCTTTTTCTTATCTTATTTTTGTGGGCATGTGACTCTACGAAAAACGAAACTGAAGAAGTTTCTGATAATCAATTAATCCAGACTAAAGGTGGCCGGTTTTATGGAGGCGTATTCAATCTGAACGAAACTGAATATGTAAAATCATTATATCCGCCTAGTATCAAAGATGTTGTTTCGGCCAGGGTTGCTTCTCTGGCTTATGAGGGGTTATTTAAATTTAACCAATCCAATTTAGAAATCGAACCATGCCTTGTAAGTGACTATAACATAGACAGCACTGGAAGAGTGTATTCATTTGTTCTAAAAGACAGTGTCTATTTTCATGATGACCCTGTCTTTGAAAATGGGGTTGGACGGGTGTTAAACTCTGAAGATATACGTTTTTGTTTAGAAAACTTATTAACGAAAAGCTCATATAACACTGGATCAAGCATATTACTGGGAACCATCAAAGGCTCCGACGATTTTTTTCAAAACTCTGATAATCAAGATTTTAGTGGGGTGCTAGAGGGTTTTAAGGTTTTTGATGACCTGCATTTTCAAATTACACTTGAAAAACCGGATGTATTATTTCTTCAGAAATTAGCCCGGCAGGAACTATTTATTTATCCCCCGGAGGCTTTTCACAAATACGGATTAGACCTTTCCAAACACATCGTGGGGACAGGTGCTTTTTATTTGACTAAGGTCAATGAAGGCTCTTCTATTGTCTTTAGTAAAAACCCTAAATATCACGGTAAAGATGTTTATGATAATAAATTGCCCTTTTTAAACCAAGTAGAGATCAGTTTCATTCAAAATAAAAAAAGTGAATTGCAATTATTTCTAGACGGCAATCTTGATATGGTTTATCGACTTAACAAAGATTATTTCAAAGAAATATTAGAAGACCGGTATGAAATAAGTGGGGGAGATTTTTCGAAATATCAATTGCAACAAAGTCCGGAAATGATGACTCATTTTCTTGGTTTTAATAACAAAAATGAAATTTATAAAAATCAGGATTTAAGAAAAGCAATTTCATTTGCAGTAAACAGGGAAGACATATTGGATTTGGCTTTGCAAGGCGAGGCTTATGCTCCGGGCAATTTTGGAATTACACCTCCTTGTTTTGAAAACTACAAAAATGAAACGCTTAGAGGCTATAAATTTAATAAGGATTCAGCCCAATATTATTTTAATAAATCGGGCTTTAAAGATGTTTTAACTTCAAAACCCATTACTCTTTGGCTAAATTCGGATGGCTCCAGAAATACTCACATTGCTGTTGCAATAAAAAATCAGTTAAAAAAAGTTTTGAACATCGAGCTAAAACTGGAAATCGTTCCTCTGGCTGTTTTGCAGGAAAAAATAATTGACGGGACGGCTGGCTTTTATAAAATTGCGTGGTTAGCGGATTTTCCAAGTCCTAAAAGCTTTCTGACCCTTTTTTATGGTAAACATTTAAAAGAGGATGGGGTCTATCCAAATTTTATAAGATATGAAAACAAAGCTTTTGACCAGTTGTATGAATTGGCTTCACAAAGTGTTGACTTAAAAAATGCCAATGAATTGTTTTTAAGTGCAGAAAGAATAATCATACAATCGTGTCCTGTGATTGTATTGTGGTACGATGAAGGGTATAGGCTTTTACAGCCATACATAAAAAACTTTCCCAACAACCCAATGCAATATCGTAACTTCAGCGAAGTTTATTTTGTAAAACCTGAAACTTTAGAGAGATCTAAATTGTAA
- a CDS encoding T9SS type A sorting domain-containing protein, with product MKQYIKLFSILFVFAVFVTHNSNAQLLTITNTTIPSNATSCTNSDIIAFVQVNCINFPFDSITSSINGNVIDVNVYYQELIICLPAINFTSHTANLGNVPAGSYTVNVTGYLNMGNVTNQMNTVSGNMTVISCCNAVPGMSYSGNVCEKDSVLFTSTSIGAQTLSWYIDNQFVSSDSTFNQVFDSAGSYEVKIVVNGTSCSDSLTQTVIVNSLPDLDIGPDVEFCEGDSVMFDAGPGWVNVLWSDGSTGQSIYYGNDGNLTATVTDQNTCQNSDTVFLIERPKPLLEFGNEDTLICNDQFPITFSATGPGYSYLWHNGSTDSIFVLNGSGWAACTVTDTNGCANYDSIFVIMLICDGLDTEDENYLLIYPNPTKESLSILGYDINLSYKIYNEQGVEVQNGILIEGESKIQLSNLKRGLYFLQTESNMGSVRKAFIIH from the coding sequence ATGAAACAATACATAAAACTATTTTCAATCTTGTTCGTGTTTGCCGTATTTGTTACCCACAACTCAAATGCCCAGCTTTTGACCATAACGAATACAACCATTCCCTCCAACGCAACATCTTGTACGAATAGCGATATCATTGCATTTGTACAAGTCAATTGCATTAATTTTCCATTCGACAGCATTACATCCAGTATAAATGGAAATGTAATTGACGTCAATGTCTATTATCAAGAATTAATAATTTGCCTACCTGCAATTAATTTCACTTCCCATACTGCCAATTTGGGTAATGTGCCTGCAGGGTCATATACAGTGAATGTGACAGGGTACTTGAATATGGGAAACGTTACAAATCAGATGAATACAGTTTCTGGTAATATGACAGTGATTTCCTGCTGTAATGCGGTACCGGGAATGTCATATTCAGGAAACGTGTGTGAAAAAGACTCTGTATTATTTACAAGCACCAGCATCGGTGCTCAAACATTGTCCTGGTATATTGATAATCAATTTGTTTCTTCAGATTCAACGTTCAATCAGGTTTTTGATTCAGCCGGTTCTTACGAAGTCAAAATTGTAGTAAACGGCACTTCTTGCTCTGATTCGCTCACACAAACAGTAATCGTAAACAGTTTGCCAGACTTGGACATTGGGCCAGATGTCGAGTTTTGTGAAGGAGATAGTGTGATGTTTGATGCCGGCCCCGGGTGGGTGAATGTTTTATGGTCTGATGGGAGTACAGGGCAATCCATTTATTATGGAAATGACGGAAATTTAACTGCAACGGTCACAGATCAAAACACTTGTCAAAATAGCGATACTGTTTTCCTTATTGAAAGACCAAAACCTTTATTGGAGTTTGGCAATGAAGACACTTTAATTTGCAATGATCAGTTTCCGATAACATTTTCAGCCACAGGCCCCGGATATTCTTATCTATGGCATAATGGAAGTACCGATTCAATATTTGTATTAAATGGCTCAGGTTGGGCAGCCTGTACAGTAACCGACACCAATGGTTGCGCAAATTATGATTCTATTTTTGTTATAATGCTTATTTGTGATGGCTTGGACACAGAAGACGAAAATTATTTGTTGATTTACCCAAACCCCACAAAAGAATCACTTAGCATTTTGGGATATGATATTAATTTATCGTACAAGATATATAATGAACAAGGTGTTGAAGTACAAAATGGAATTTTAATAGAGGGGGAATCAAAAATACAGCTGAGCAATCTAAAAAGAGGGCTGTATTTTCTTCAAACAGAAAGCAATATGGGGTCGGTTAGAAAGGCATTTATCATACATTAA
- the ybeY gene encoding rRNA maturation RNase YbeY: MPIHFFYEDCSFRVQNTKRIKTWLLEVLDKENASAGNINYIICSDNYLLEINRRYLNHDYYTDIITFPCSELPEPMEADIFISVDRVRENAASLEKEFSNEFHRVLVHGILHLLGYNDSSKDEKQEMRKKEDSCLSLRDF; encoded by the coding sequence ATTCCAATTCACTTTTTTTATGAAGACTGTTCGTTTAGAGTCCAAAATACTAAGCGAATTAAAACCTGGCTTTTGGAAGTCCTTGATAAGGAAAACGCCTCTGCAGGGAATATCAATTATATTATATGTTCGGATAATTACTTATTGGAAATAAACCGCCGTTATCTAAACCACGACTATTACACCGATATTATTACTTTTCCTTGTTCTGAACTTCCGGAGCCTATGGAAGCCGACATTTTTATCAGCGTTGACAGAGTTAGGGAAAATGCAGCGTCTTTAGAAAAAGAGTTTTCAAACGAATTTCACAGAGTTCTTGTTCACGGTATATTACACCTTTTAGGTTATAATGACAGCAGCAAGGATGAGAAACAGGAGATGAGGAAAAAAGAGGATAGCTGTTTATCTTTGCGTGATTTTTAA
- the xth gene encoding exodeoxyribonuclease III translates to MKIITYNVNGIRAALKKGFLSWLKSADPDVLCLQEVKAHKAQVQGELSLFENLGYHIYWHEAEKKGYSGVAILSKIKPNHVEIGCGIGDYDQEGRVIRADFDNVSVMSLYIPSGSSGNERQDYKMYWLAEFLKYAKSLKDEIPHLLICGDFNICHTEIDIHNPKANARSSGFLPEERQWLSDFLGLGFIDSFRFFNKEPHNYSWWSYRANARSKNLGWRIDYNMASSQMKARLKNAAILSKAMHSDHCPVLLELN, encoded by the coding sequence ATGAAAATCATCACATATAATGTAAACGGAATTAGAGCCGCTCTAAAAAAAGGCTTTTTATCATGGCTTAAGTCTGCGGATCCGGATGTTTTATGTTTGCAGGAAGTCAAAGCGCATAAAGCACAGGTTCAGGGAGAACTCAGCCTTTTTGAAAATCTTGGATATCACATTTATTGGCATGAAGCTGAAAAAAAGGGTTATTCAGGAGTTGCCATTCTTTCGAAAATAAAGCCAAATCATGTAGAAATTGGATGTGGTATTGGGGACTATGACCAGGAGGGTCGGGTCATTAGAGCCGATTTTGATAATGTTTCCGTTATGTCGCTTTATATTCCATCCGGGAGCAGCGGTAATGAAAGACAGGATTATAAAATGTATTGGCTGGCCGAGTTTTTGAAATATGCCAAATCCTTAAAAGATGAAATTCCACATCTGCTTATTTGTGGTGACTTCAATATCTGTCACACTGAAATAGACATTCATAACCCAAAAGCAAATGCCAGAAGTTCAGGCTTTTTACCTGAAGAAAGGCAGTGGCTTAGTGATTTTCTTGGACTGGGATTTATTGATAGTTTTCGTTTTTTTAATAAAGAACCGCATAATTATTCCTGGTGGAGCTACAGAGCGAATGCGCGAAGCAAAAACCTCGGCTGGAGAATAGACTATAACATGGCGTCCTCACAAATGAAGGCTCGCTTGAAGAATGCTGCTATTTTAAGTAAGGCCATGCACTCTGATCACTGTCCGGTACTTTTAGAACTCAACTAA